A single genomic interval of Tursiops truncatus isolate mTurTru1 chromosome 16, mTurTru1.mat.Y, whole genome shotgun sequence harbors:
- the PPRC1 gene encoding peroxisome proliferator-activated receptor gamma coactivator-related protein 1 isoform X8 produces MAARRGLRDGVAPLLSGGSGPDPGGGVRSSGWGSRSQAPYGTVGAVSGGEQVLLHEEGDDSGFVSLSRLGPCLRDKDLEMEELILQDGTLLGTMHSYMDASLISLIEDFGGLGESRLSLEDQNEVSLLTALTEILDNADSENLSPFDSIPDSELLVSPREGSSLHRLLSLSRTPPERDLITPTDPLGPSTGSSRVSGVEMSLTDPPWDFSPPSFLETSSPKLPSWRPPRSRPRWGQSPPPQQRSDGEEEEEVAGFSSEMLAGELNNSVSSIADFPMHLACPEEEDKTAVAAEMAVQAAGDESISSLSELVRAMHPYCLPNLTHLTALEDELQEQPGDLTLPEDCVVLEIVGQAATAGNDLEIPVVVRQIPTGPQPVLLDNSLEASAALQLLMPTLEAETEAAVPREALCPEKEGLSLDSKEKLESACLLEPREVMEPMAPKGPQNPPANTMLSSQRARKGRKKKSKEQPAACAEGYARRLRSASRGQSTAVTELTSQGGSLPQEDLQREVVPPRGRGKPQAWARAWAAALEKPGSGNLESSAGQASPAKEGPLDLYPSLVDPIQANPVSTHLSLVDSEADPMPLDSVEADPTAVDPDPTAVDPDPTVADPVPVDPKLVDRALANSELVDPLPADPVLIDPVLADSAAVDRAVVVPISDDLPSVDPILAKPVQVDSLPNDLAPVDPVLVKSRPTDPRRGAVSSAQGSPAPQLLLEAESSDPPKAINPEVKEVMGPLKGETGTSATAQEARPRPLSLSEYRRRRQQRQAEAEERNPHPPAGKWPSLPETPTGLADIPCLVPPATAKKTILQRSPEAPSEACFAPMGPSPASLSPEPPASKPVASTPTEQVPSQEMLLPARPPPPAVQSMPPTMPTALPFPTGGLGMTPMLPLPTNGQSVPSLPPPPLQPPSVPMSVGPVPPDPFTHYAPVPPWPCYPPLSPSGYPCLPPPPTVPLVSGTPGAYAVPSTCNVPWVPPPAPVPPYSSSCTYGPLGWGPGLQHPPFWPAVPPPPLPLTSVGRAVPSPKVEPSGIPPGPPDSVLTVPMAPPLSLGAAGQGAPQIEPTKVEVKPVPASPHLKHKVSSPVHSPRIKAPPCLPAESVAVEELASERLKPEPQEARPREKAPSPVAKAVPTSAPRQSTTTKLPAVHPARLRTLSFLPTPRTQGPEDVVQAFISEIGIEASDLSSLLEQFEKSEAKKECPPPAPADSLAVGNSGSSCSSSGRSRRCSSSSSSSSSSSSSSSSSSSSRSRSRSPSPRRRSDRRRRYSSYRSHDHYQRQRVLQKERAIEERRVVFIGKIPGRMTRSELKQRFSVFGEIEECTIHFRVQGDNYGFVTYRYAEEAFAAIESGHKLRQADEQPFDLCFGGRRQFCKRSYSDLDSNREDFDPAPVKSKFDSLDFDTLLKQAQKNLRR; encoded by the exons ATGGCGGCGCGCCGGGGACTGAGAGACGGAGTCGCGCCGCTTCTGAGTGGGGGCTCCGGCCCCGACCCTGGCGGTGGAGTGCGCAGCAGCGGTTGGGGGAGTCGGAGCCAAGCGCCGTATGGCACTGTGGGCGCTGTGAGTGGCGGGGAGCAG GTGCTGCTGCATGAGGAGGGGGATGATTCTGGCTTTGTCAGTCTATCTCGGCTGGGCCCCTGTTTGAGGGACAAGGACTTAGAGATGGAGGAGCTGATACTGCAGGATGGGACACTGCTGGGGACCATGCACAGCTATATGGATGCCTCCCTCATCTCCCTCATTGAAGATTTTGGTGGCCTTGGAGAG AGCAGGTTATCTCTGGAGGACCAGAATGAAGTGTCACTGCTCACAGCTCTAACAGAGATCTTGGACAATGCAGATTCCGAGAACCTGTCTCCATTTGACAGCATTCCTGACTCAGAGCTGCTTGTGTCACCTCGGGAGGGCTCCTCT ctGCACAGGCTGCTCAGCCTCTCTCGGACACCCCCAGAACGTGACCTCATCACCCCGACTGACCCATTGGGGCCCAGCACAGGCAGTAGTAGAGTGAGTGGG GTTGAGATGTCTCTCACAGATCCTCCTTGGGACTTCTCTCCACCCTCTTTCTTGGAGACCTCCTCCCCCAAGCTTCCTAGCTGGAGACCCCCAAGGTCAAGACCCCGCTGGGGCcagtccccacctccccagcagcGTAGtgatggggaagaagaggaggaggtggcCGGCTTCAGCAGCGAGATGCTTGCTGGGGAGCTCAACAACTCTGTGAGCAGCATCGCAGACTTCCCCATGCACCTGGCCTGTCCCGAGGAGGAAGATAAAACAGCAGTAGCAGCAGAGATGGCAGTGCAGGCAGCTGGCGATGAGAGCATCTCCTCCCTGAGTGAGCTGGTGCGGGCCATGCACCCGTACTGCCTGCCTAACCTCACCCACCTGACGGCACTTGAGGATGAGCTTCAAGAGCAGCCAGGTGATTTGACACTGCCTGAGGATTGTGTGGTGCTGGAAATTGTGGGCCAGGCGGCCACAGCTGGCAACGACCTGGAGATCCCAGTTGTGGTGCGACAGATCCCTACTGGACCCCAGCCTGTCCTCCTGGATAACTCGCTAGAGGCCAGTGCGGCCTTGCAGCTGCTCATGCCTACActagaggcagagacagaggctgctgtgcccagggaagccctctgccctgAGAAAGAGGGGTTGTCACTGGactcaaaggaaaagctggagtCAGCCTGCTTGTTGGAGCCCAGGGAGGTCATGGAGCCAATGGCACCCAAGGGCCCTCAGAACCCACCAGCCAACACAATGCTAAGTTCCCAGAGAGCTCGAAAGGGCAGGAAGAAGAAGAGCAAGGAGCAGCCAGCTGCCTGTGCAGAAGGCTATGCCAGGAGGCTGAGGTCAGCCTCTCGTGGGCAGTCTACAGCAGTTACAGAGCTGACCTCTCAGGGAGGCAGCTTGCCTCAGGAGGACCTTCAAAGAGAGGTTGTGCCTCCCCGTGGTagagggaagccccaggcttggGCTCGGGCCTGGGCAGCTGCCTTGGAGAAGCCTGGCTCTGGGAACTTGGAGAGTAGTGCTGGACAAGCTAGTCCTGCTAAAGAAGGTCCTCTAGACCTCTACCCCAGCCTGGTTGACCCCATCCAAGCCAACCCTGTTTCAACCCATCTCTCACTGGTTGACTCTGAAGCTGACCCCATGCCACTTGACTCTGTTGAAGCTGATCCCACTGCGGTTGACCCTGATCCCACTGCAGTTGACCCTGATCCCACTGTGGCTGACCCTGTACCTGTTGACCCTAAACTGGTTGACCGTGCTTTAGCGAACTCAGAGCTGGTTGACCCTCTCCCAGCTGACCCAGTGCTGATTGACCCAGTTCTGGCTGACTCAGCAGCAGTAGACCGTGCAGTGGTTGTTCCCATCTCAGATGACTTGCCTTCAGTTGACCCTATCCTAGCCAAGCCAGTACAAGTTGACTCTCTTCCCAATGACCTGGCTCCAGTTGACCCTGTACTAGTTAAGTCTAGGCCAACTGATCCCAGACGTGGCGCAGTGTCATCAGCCCAGGGGAGTCCAGCCCCCCAGCTCCTCCTGGAAGCAGAGTCCTCAGACCCCCCAAAGGCCATCAATCCTGAAGTCAAGGAGGTCATGGGTCCTCTGAAGGGGGAAACTGGTACTAGTGCAACAGCCCAGGAAGCCAGGCCTCGGCCTCTTAGCCTATCTGAGTACCGGCGACGAAGGCAGCAGCGCCAAGCAGAGGCAGAAGAGAGGAACCCCCATCCCCCAGCTGGGAAGTGGCCCAGCCTCCCAGAAACTCCCACAGGGCTGGCAGACATCCCTTGTCTTGTCCCACCAGCCACAGCCAAGAAGACAATTCTGCAGAGAAGCCCTGAGGCTCCTTCTGAGGCTTGCTTTGCTCCTAtgggtcccagccctgcctctcttAGTCCTGAGCCACCTGCAAGCAAACCTGTGGCCTCAACTCCCACTGAGCAGGTGCCATCCCAAGAGATGCTACTGCCAGCAAGACctccacctcctgctgtgcagtccATGCCCCCCACAATGCCCACTGCCCTGCCTTTTCCCACGGGTGGGCTGGGCATGACCCCCATGCTGCCCCTTCCCACAAATGGGCAAAGTGTCCCCAGTCTGCCCCCACCACCCTTGCAGCCTCCTAGTGTTCCGATGTCTGTGGGGCCAGTGCCACCTGATCCCTTTACTCACTATGCCCCTGTGCCACCCTGGCCTTGTTATCCCCCCTTGTCCCCTTCTGGCTATCCTTGCTTGCCCCCTCCACCGACGGTGCCCCTAGTGTCTGGTACTCCAGGTGCCTATGCTGTGCCCTCCACTTGCAATGTGCCTTGGGTacctcctcctgccccagtccCACCTTATAGCTCCAGCTGTACCTATGGGCCCTTGGGATGGGGCCCAGGGCTGCAACACCCTCCATTCTGGCCTGCTGTTCCCCCACCTCCTTTGCCTCTAACCTCTGTTGGAAGAGCTGTTCCCTCACCCAAGGTGGAGCCCAGTGGCATCCCACCTGGCCCTCCTGATAGTGTACTGACTGTGCCGATGGCTCCTCCCCTCAGTCTTGGGGCAGCTGGTCAGGGAGCTCCACAGATAGAGCCCACCAAGGTGGAGGTCAAGCCAGTGCCTGCATCTCCCCATCTGAAACACAAGGTGTCCTCCCCGGTGCACAGCCCTCGGATCAAGGCTCCACCGTGTCTGCCTGCTGAGAGTGTGGCTGTTGAGGAGCTTGCATCAGAGAGGCTAAAGCCTGAGCCCCAGGAAGCTAGGCCCAGGGAGAAGGCACCCTCTCCTGTTGCCAAGGCTGTTCCCACATCTGCACCAAGGCAGAGCACTACCACCAAGCTGCCTGCTGTCCACCCAGCGCGTCTAAGGACACTGTCCTTTCTGCCTACCCCACGTACCCAGGGTCCTGAGGATGTGGTACAGGCTTTCATCAGTGAGATTG GAATTGAGGCATCGGACCTGTCCAGTCTGCTGGAGCAATTTGAGAAATCAGAAG CCAAAAAGGAGTGCCCTCCCCCGGCTCCTGCTGACAGCCTGGCTGTAGGAAACTCAGG GTCCAGTTGCAGTTCCTCTGGACGTTCCCGAAGatgctcttcctcttcctcctcctcatcttcctcctcgTCTTCCTCATCCTCATCATCTAGTTCCCGAAGTCGGTCCCGCTCTCCATCTCCTCGCCGGAGAAGTGACAGGAGGCGGCG GTACAGTTCTTATCGTTCACACGACCATTACCAAAGGCAGAGAGTTCTGCAGAAGGAGCGTGCAATA gaagagagaagagtggtCTTCATTGGGAAGATACCTGGTCGCATGACTAGGTCAGAGCTGAAACAGAGGTTCTCTGTTTTCGGAGAGATTGAGGAGTGCACCATCCACTTCCGTGTCCAAGG TGACAACTATGGCTTCGTCACTTACCGCTATGCTGAGGAGGCATTTGCAGCCATTGAGAGTGGCCACAAGCTGAGGCAAGCAGATGAACAGCCCTTTGATCTCTGCTTTGGGGGCCGCAGGCAGTTCTGCAAGAGAAGCTATTCTGATCTTG ACTCCAACCGGGAAGACTTTGACCCTGCTCCTGTAAAGAGCAAATTTGATTCTCTTGACTTTGACACATTGTTGAAACAGGCCCAGAAGAACCTCAGGAGGTAA
- the PPRC1 gene encoding peroxisome proliferator-activated receptor gamma coactivator-related protein 1 isoform X2: MAARRGLRDGVAPLLSGGSGPDPGGGVRSSGWGSRSQAPYGTVGAVSGGEQVLLHEEGDDSGFVSLSRLGPCLRDKDLEMEELILQDGTLLGTMHSYMDASLISLIEDFGGLGESRLSLEDQNEVSLLTALTEILDNADSENLSPFDSIPDSELLVSPREGSSLHRLLSLSRTPPERDLITPTDPLGPSTGSSRVSGVEMSLTDPPWDFSPPSFLETSSPKLPSWRPPRSRPRWGQSPPPQQRSDGEEEEEVAGFSSEMLAGELNNSVSSIADFPMHLACPEEEDKTAVAAEMAVQAAGDESISSLSELVRAMHPYCLPNLTHLTALEDELQEQPGDLTLPEDCVVLEIVGQAATAGNDLEIPVVVRQIPTGPQPVLLDNSLEASAALQLLMPTLEAETEAAVPREALCPEKEGLSLDSKEKLESACLLEPREVMEPMAPKGPQNPPANTMLSSQRARKGRKKKSKEQPAACAEGYARRLRSASRGQSTAVTELTSQGGSLPQEDLQREVVPPRGRGKPQAWARAWAAALEKPGSGNLESSAGQASPAKEGPLDLYPSLVDPIQANPVSTHLSLVDSEADPMPLDSVEADPTAVDPDPTAVDPDPTVADPVPVDPKLVDRALANSELVDPLPADPVLIDPVLADSAAVDRAVVVPISDDLPSVDPILAKPVQVDSLPNDLAPVDPVLVKSRPTDPRRGAVSSAQGSPAPQLLLEAESSDPPKAINPEVKEVMGPLKGETGTSATAQEARPRPLSLSEYRRRRQQRQAEAEERNPHPPAGKWPSLPETPTGLADIPCLVPPATAKKTILQRSPEAPSEACFAPMGPSPASLSPEPPASKPVASTPTEQVPSQEMLLPARPPPPAVQSMPPTMPTALPFPTGGLGMTPMLPLPTNGQSVPSLPPPPLQPPSVPMSVGPVPPDPFTHYAPVPPWPCYPPLSPSGYPCLPPPPTVPLVSGTPGAYAVPSTCNVPWVPPPAPVPPYSSSCTYGPLGWGPGLQHPPFWPAVPPPPLPLTSVGRAVPSPKVEPSGIPPGPPDSVLTVPMAPPLSLGAAGQGAPQIEPTKVEVKPVPASPHLKHKVSSPVHSPRIKAPPCLPAESVAVEELASERLKPEPQEARPREKAPSPVAKAVPTSAPRQSTTTKLPAVHPARLRTLSFLPTPRTQGPEDVVQAFISEIGIEASDLSSLLEQFEKSEAKKECPPPAPADSLAVGNSGVDTPQEKRPLDRLQAPELANVAGLTPPATPPHQLWKPLAAVSLLAKAKSPKSTAQEGTLKPEGVTEAKHPAAACLQEGVHGPSPVHVGSGDHDYCVRSRTPPKKTPALVIPEVGSRWNVKRHQDITIKPVLSLGPATPLPPCTAASQKPLDHRTSNDQADPPAPCLAPSTLLSPEASPCRNDTNTRTLPDPSAKQQSMRCYRKACRSASPPSRGWQGRRGRSNRSVSSGSNRTSEASSSSSSSSSSSSRSRSRSLSPPHKRWRRSSCSSSGRSRRCSSSSSSSSSSSSSSSSSSSSRSRSRSPSPRRRSDRRRRYSSYRSHDHYQRQRVLQKERAIEERRVVFIGKIPGRMTRSELKQRFSVFGEIEECTIHFRVQGDNYGFVTYRYAEEAFAAIESGHKLRQADEQPFDLCFGGRRQFCKRSYSDLDSNREDFDPAPVKSKFDSLDFDTLLKQAQKNLRR, translated from the exons ATGGCGGCGCGCCGGGGACTGAGAGACGGAGTCGCGCCGCTTCTGAGTGGGGGCTCCGGCCCCGACCCTGGCGGTGGAGTGCGCAGCAGCGGTTGGGGGAGTCGGAGCCAAGCGCCGTATGGCACTGTGGGCGCTGTGAGTGGCGGGGAGCAG GTGCTGCTGCATGAGGAGGGGGATGATTCTGGCTTTGTCAGTCTATCTCGGCTGGGCCCCTGTTTGAGGGACAAGGACTTAGAGATGGAGGAGCTGATACTGCAGGATGGGACACTGCTGGGGACCATGCACAGCTATATGGATGCCTCCCTCATCTCCCTCATTGAAGATTTTGGTGGCCTTGGAGAG AGCAGGTTATCTCTGGAGGACCAGAATGAAGTGTCACTGCTCACAGCTCTAACAGAGATCTTGGACAATGCAGATTCCGAGAACCTGTCTCCATTTGACAGCATTCCTGACTCAGAGCTGCTTGTGTCACCTCGGGAGGGCTCCTCT ctGCACAGGCTGCTCAGCCTCTCTCGGACACCCCCAGAACGTGACCTCATCACCCCGACTGACCCATTGGGGCCCAGCACAGGCAGTAGTAGAGTGAGTGGG GTTGAGATGTCTCTCACAGATCCTCCTTGGGACTTCTCTCCACCCTCTTTCTTGGAGACCTCCTCCCCCAAGCTTCCTAGCTGGAGACCCCCAAGGTCAAGACCCCGCTGGGGCcagtccccacctccccagcagcGTAGtgatggggaagaagaggaggaggtggcCGGCTTCAGCAGCGAGATGCTTGCTGGGGAGCTCAACAACTCTGTGAGCAGCATCGCAGACTTCCCCATGCACCTGGCCTGTCCCGAGGAGGAAGATAAAACAGCAGTAGCAGCAGAGATGGCAGTGCAGGCAGCTGGCGATGAGAGCATCTCCTCCCTGAGTGAGCTGGTGCGGGCCATGCACCCGTACTGCCTGCCTAACCTCACCCACCTGACGGCACTTGAGGATGAGCTTCAAGAGCAGCCAGGTGATTTGACACTGCCTGAGGATTGTGTGGTGCTGGAAATTGTGGGCCAGGCGGCCACAGCTGGCAACGACCTGGAGATCCCAGTTGTGGTGCGACAGATCCCTACTGGACCCCAGCCTGTCCTCCTGGATAACTCGCTAGAGGCCAGTGCGGCCTTGCAGCTGCTCATGCCTACActagaggcagagacagaggctgctgtgcccagggaagccctctgccctgAGAAAGAGGGGTTGTCACTGGactcaaaggaaaagctggagtCAGCCTGCTTGTTGGAGCCCAGGGAGGTCATGGAGCCAATGGCACCCAAGGGCCCTCAGAACCCACCAGCCAACACAATGCTAAGTTCCCAGAGAGCTCGAAAGGGCAGGAAGAAGAAGAGCAAGGAGCAGCCAGCTGCCTGTGCAGAAGGCTATGCCAGGAGGCTGAGGTCAGCCTCTCGTGGGCAGTCTACAGCAGTTACAGAGCTGACCTCTCAGGGAGGCAGCTTGCCTCAGGAGGACCTTCAAAGAGAGGTTGTGCCTCCCCGTGGTagagggaagccccaggcttggGCTCGGGCCTGGGCAGCTGCCTTGGAGAAGCCTGGCTCTGGGAACTTGGAGAGTAGTGCTGGACAAGCTAGTCCTGCTAAAGAAGGTCCTCTAGACCTCTACCCCAGCCTGGTTGACCCCATCCAAGCCAACCCTGTTTCAACCCATCTCTCACTGGTTGACTCTGAAGCTGACCCCATGCCACTTGACTCTGTTGAAGCTGATCCCACTGCGGTTGACCCTGATCCCACTGCAGTTGACCCTGATCCCACTGTGGCTGACCCTGTACCTGTTGACCCTAAACTGGTTGACCGTGCTTTAGCGAACTCAGAGCTGGTTGACCCTCTCCCAGCTGACCCAGTGCTGATTGACCCAGTTCTGGCTGACTCAGCAGCAGTAGACCGTGCAGTGGTTGTTCCCATCTCAGATGACTTGCCTTCAGTTGACCCTATCCTAGCCAAGCCAGTACAAGTTGACTCTCTTCCCAATGACCTGGCTCCAGTTGACCCTGTACTAGTTAAGTCTAGGCCAACTGATCCCAGACGTGGCGCAGTGTCATCAGCCCAGGGGAGTCCAGCCCCCCAGCTCCTCCTGGAAGCAGAGTCCTCAGACCCCCCAAAGGCCATCAATCCTGAAGTCAAGGAGGTCATGGGTCCTCTGAAGGGGGAAACTGGTACTAGTGCAACAGCCCAGGAAGCCAGGCCTCGGCCTCTTAGCCTATCTGAGTACCGGCGACGAAGGCAGCAGCGCCAAGCAGAGGCAGAAGAGAGGAACCCCCATCCCCCAGCTGGGAAGTGGCCCAGCCTCCCAGAAACTCCCACAGGGCTGGCAGACATCCCTTGTCTTGTCCCACCAGCCACAGCCAAGAAGACAATTCTGCAGAGAAGCCCTGAGGCTCCTTCTGAGGCTTGCTTTGCTCCTAtgggtcccagccctgcctctcttAGTCCTGAGCCACCTGCAAGCAAACCTGTGGCCTCAACTCCCACTGAGCAGGTGCCATCCCAAGAGATGCTACTGCCAGCAAGACctccacctcctgctgtgcagtccATGCCCCCCACAATGCCCACTGCCCTGCCTTTTCCCACGGGTGGGCTGGGCATGACCCCCATGCTGCCCCTTCCCACAAATGGGCAAAGTGTCCCCAGTCTGCCCCCACCACCCTTGCAGCCTCCTAGTGTTCCGATGTCTGTGGGGCCAGTGCCACCTGATCCCTTTACTCACTATGCCCCTGTGCCACCCTGGCCTTGTTATCCCCCCTTGTCCCCTTCTGGCTATCCTTGCTTGCCCCCTCCACCGACGGTGCCCCTAGTGTCTGGTACTCCAGGTGCCTATGCTGTGCCCTCCACTTGCAATGTGCCTTGGGTacctcctcctgccccagtccCACCTTATAGCTCCAGCTGTACCTATGGGCCCTTGGGATGGGGCCCAGGGCTGCAACACCCTCCATTCTGGCCTGCTGTTCCCCCACCTCCTTTGCCTCTAACCTCTGTTGGAAGAGCTGTTCCCTCACCCAAGGTGGAGCCCAGTGGCATCCCACCTGGCCCTCCTGATAGTGTACTGACTGTGCCGATGGCTCCTCCCCTCAGTCTTGGGGCAGCTGGTCAGGGAGCTCCACAGATAGAGCCCACCAAGGTGGAGGTCAAGCCAGTGCCTGCATCTCCCCATCTGAAACACAAGGTGTCCTCCCCGGTGCACAGCCCTCGGATCAAGGCTCCACCGTGTCTGCCTGCTGAGAGTGTGGCTGTTGAGGAGCTTGCATCAGAGAGGCTAAAGCCTGAGCCCCAGGAAGCTAGGCCCAGGGAGAAGGCACCCTCTCCTGTTGCCAAGGCTGTTCCCACATCTGCACCAAGGCAGAGCACTACCACCAAGCTGCCTGCTGTCCACCCAGCGCGTCTAAGGACACTGTCCTTTCTGCCTACCCCACGTACCCAGGGTCCTGAGGATGTGGTACAGGCTTTCATCAGTGAGATTG GAATTGAGGCATCGGACCTGTCCAGTCTGCTGGAGCAATTTGAGAAATCAGAAG CCAAAAAGGAGTGCCCTCCCCCGGCTCCTGCTGACAGCCTGGCTGTAGGAAACTCAGG CGTTGACACTCCCCAGGAGAAGAGGCCCCTAGACCGGTTACAAGCCCCAGAACTGGCCAACGTGGCAG GGCTCACCCCTCCAGCTACCCCTCCCCATCAGTTATGGAAGCCCCTGGCTGCTGTCTCACTGCTGGCCAAAGCCAAATCTCCTAAGTCCACCGCCCAGGAGGGAACCCTGAAGCCTGAAGGAGTTACAGAGGCCAAACATCCAGCTGCAGCCTGCCTCCAAGAAGGGGTCCATGGCCCTAGTCCAGTCCATGTGGGCTCTGGGGACCATGACTATTGTGTCCGGAGCaggacccccccaaaaaagacgCCTGCCCTAGTCATTCCAGAGGTGGGCTCCCGATGGAATGTCAAACGCCATCAGGATATCACCATCAAACCTGTCTTGTCCctgggcccagccaccccgctgCCCCCATGCACAGCTGCCTCCCAGAAGCCACTTGATCACAGGACTAGCAATGATCAGGCAGATCCCCCAGCCCCTTGCCTTGCCCCATCCACCTTGCTGTCCCCTGAGGCCTCACCCTGCCGGAATGACACGAACACTAGGACTCTCCCTGATCCCTCAGCCAAGCAGCAGTCAATGCGCTGTTATCGAAAAGCCTGCAGGTCAGCCAGCCCCCCAAGCCGGGGCTGGCAAGGCCGCCGTGGCCGCAGCAACCGTTCTGTCAGCTCTGGGTCCAACCGGACCAGCGAAGCATCTTCCTCCTCATCCTCATCGTCGTCTTCCTCATCCCGGTCCCGGTCCCGGTCCCTCTCCCCCCCACACAAGAGGTGGCGAAG GTCCAGTTGCAGTTCCTCTGGACGTTCCCGAAGatgctcttcctcttcctcctcctcatcttcctcctcgTCTTCCTCATCCTCATCATCTAGTTCCCGAAGTCGGTCCCGCTCTCCATCTCCTCGCCGGAGAAGTGACAGGAGGCGGCG GTACAGTTCTTATCGTTCACACGACCATTACCAAAGGCAGAGAGTTCTGCAGAAGGAGCGTGCAATA gaagagagaagagtggtCTTCATTGGGAAGATACCTGGTCGCATGACTAGGTCAGAGCTGAAACAGAGGTTCTCTGTTTTCGGAGAGATTGAGGAGTGCACCATCCACTTCCGTGTCCAAGG TGACAACTATGGCTTCGTCACTTACCGCTATGCTGAGGAGGCATTTGCAGCCATTGAGAGTGGCCACAAGCTGAGGCAAGCAGATGAACAGCCCTTTGATCTCTGCTTTGGGGGCCGCAGGCAGTTCTGCAAGAGAAGCTATTCTGATCTTG ACTCCAACCGGGAAGACTTTGACCCTGCTCCTGTAAAGAGCAAATTTGATTCTCTTGACTTTGACACATTGTTGAAACAGGCCCAGAAGAACCTCAGGAGGTAA